One segment of Fibrobacter succinogenes DNA contains the following:
- a CDS encoding DUF4419 domain-containing protein has translation MAYYKYFLLLLAVSFLHPCDAKQTESVVELSSDVTQSFEGFVRDTSAYVMVVDSNVHDSAFKETLVPVENGGFVEYFSRYPYKKETNRNKIFFAYSDSLSPFVKSRSETFSFLDVLTFAYVNRYPMEICPDDIWLMILDGFRLHVKNNHKALKKVFFAPGADSVISVRDKSLTYESTHREWFWTFANLFESLQSKLPSKTGNPLKTRFSTTSPIDYNISLSMGMAEPSHFYPYIDWTTFGIPKIKVNGTKEDWILLKESFNKLALQLNMKWWAKVLNPILDEFIKIFDGKINLEHWKEIYKYYKRDGCCSTRFGGWISRFFPYRDRLIRDGNVRSVKRTNWNESINFDDISQGISVVDVAWHYLDRTIPLKLYTGIVGIQVDNTTKMLKAARGYALMSYGLLNFKEIAKGTKYIPGKTQRLHETLAISDSMNIYGDKGLLYSTHDLEEIERFAEMSYLDREYLDFDLDYDSWESKMKFDFGKPNLAINLYRNGELQDHLFYYAHPQIDGDGAMVSFKGVGYWEKNAAIKKFFKQRKIPINGTVNEFPNEKTLPKFNLEIFIDTVILKEGKKFNKNMDNLRLGIIGTLKKSCGWRIERAIYRHHKYDFNDSIVATISYKDEGRVDSVSMNLKPEISSFQEEIRSILKYAWMPPNVRFVVGSEIAQEIVDKIKVRITLSKDYRMVCKQNGLISKDSVDVISRAWHLSKGKAKSLCNAIDFSKDLATGEIYRYQCEKFDEKDEKLKSSKNIQGFAIFSFDKYSGYDREMSKRTLKDLFVSLKIPPCFVEE, from the coding sequence ATGGCTTATTATAAATATTTTTTGCTGTTGCTTGCAGTTTCTTTTCTGCATCCTTGTGATGCGAAGCAAACGGAATCTGTTGTCGAATTATCTTCGGATGTAACACAAAGTTTTGAAGGCTTTGTTCGCGATACAAGCGCGTATGTCATGGTTGTGGATTCGAACGTTCACGATAGTGCCTTTAAAGAGACTCTAGTCCCTGTGGAAAATGGCGGCTTTGTAGAGTATTTTTCCAGATATCCGTATAAAAAAGAGACAAATAGAAATAAAATTTTCTTCGCCTATTCTGATTCCTTAAGCCCTTTTGTAAAAAGCCGTTCCGAAACATTTTCGTTCCTTGATGTTCTTACGTTTGCGTATGTCAATCGTTATCCAATGGAGATTTGCCCTGATGATATTTGGCTTATGATATTAGATGGCTTTCGCCTTCATGTAAAGAATAATCACAAAGCTTTGAAAAAAGTTTTTTTTGCCCCGGGTGCAGATTCTGTAATCTCAGTTCGTGATAAATCTTTGACGTATGAATCTACGCATCGGGAATGGTTTTGGACATTTGCAAATTTGTTTGAATCATTGCAGTCTAAATTGCCTTCAAAAACGGGGAATCCGCTAAAAACGAGGTTCTCGACAACGAGTCCGATAGATTACAATATTTCTCTGTCTATGGGAATGGCTGAACCTTCGCATTTCTATCCATATATCGATTGGACTACTTTTGGAATCCCCAAAATCAAGGTTAACGGAACTAAAGAGGATTGGATTCTGCTTAAGGAATCCTTTAACAAGTTGGCTTTGCAGTTGAATATGAAGTGGTGGGCAAAAGTCCTTAATCCAATTCTTGATGAATTTATCAAGATTTTTGACGGTAAAATAAATTTAGAACATTGGAAAGAAATTTACAAATATTATAAACGAGATGGGTGCTGTAGTACTCGCTTTGGCGGGTGGATTTCTAGGTTTTTCCCTTATAGGGACCGACTGATTCGCGATGGAAATGTACGCTCTGTAAAGCGTACGAATTGGAATGAAAGTATTAACTTTGATGACATTTCGCAGGGAATCTCGGTTGTCGATGTAGCTTGGCATTACTTAGATAGAACGATTCCTTTAAAGCTCTATACTGGTATTGTAGGAATCCAAGTCGATAACACGACTAAAATGTTGAAAGCGGCTAGAGGGTATGCTCTGATGTCCTATGGATTGCTGAATTTTAAGGAAATTGCTAAGGGAACGAAATATATTCCAGGAAAGACTCAACGCTTGCATGAAACTTTAGCGATTTCGGACTCTATGAATATTTATGGTGATAAAGGCTTGCTTTATTCAACCCATGACCTTGAAGAAATTGAACGCTTTGCGGAAATGTCTTATTTAGATAGGGAATATCTTGATTTTGATCTTGATTATGATAGTTGGGAATCTAAAATGAAGTTCGATTTTGGTAAACCAAATTTGGCGATTAATTTGTATCGAAATGGAGAGCTGCAAGACCATTTGTTTTATTATGCCCATCCTCAAATAGATGGTGATGGAGCAATGGTTTCGTTCAAAGGGGTTGGGTATTGGGAAAAAAATGCTGCCATCAAAAAGTTTTTTAAACAACGGAAAATTCCTATAAACGGAACAGTTAATGAATTTCCAAATGAAAAGACTCTCCCTAAATTCAATCTGGAAATATTTATCGATACGGTTATTTTAAAAGAAGGGAAAAAGTTTAATAAAAACATGGATAATCTTAGATTGGGGATAATTGGGACTTTGAAAAAATCATGTGGCTGGCGGATTGAAAGAGCTATATATCGTCATCATAAATATGATTTTAATGATTCTATTGTGGCTACAATTTCGTATAAGGATGAAGGACGCGTTGATTCTGTTTCTATGAATTTAAAACCTGAAATTAGTTCTTTTCAAGAAGAAATTCGTTCTATCTTGAAATATGCGTGGATGCCTCCAAATGTTCGCTTCGTTGTAGGTAGTGAAATTGCACAAGAAATTGTTGATAAGATCAAAGTCCGAATAACATTATCTAAAGATTATCGAATGGTATGCAAACAGAATGGGCTTATTTCAAAGGATTCTGTTGATGTGATTTCGAGGGCTTGGCATTTAAGTAAAGGAAAAGCCAAATCTCTTTGTAACGCAATTGATTTTTCGAAAGACCTTGCTACTGGTGAAATTTATCGCTATCAGTGTGAAAAGTTCGATGAAAAGGATGAAAAATTAAAATCGTCCAAAAATATTCAAGGTTTTGCAATTTTTAGTTTCGATAAATATAGCGGCTACGATCGTGAAATGTCGAAGAGAACTCTGAAAGACCTGTTCGTCTCTCTTAAAATTCCACCCTGCTTTGTGGAGGAATAA
- a CDS encoding glycoside hydrolase family 5 protein, with translation MKQHIRVAALCSALSLTLVSNSFAADLPTANEMFAKMGFGINIGNTMEVPQNPTWWGNKFPTEAYIDSVKAAGFSTIRIPCAWYSHSNALSRDSSRADIVPGGGPNEIASSWMDSVQTVVDYCMRAGLVTILNIHWDNGWLEGNLNDQEKDKVNARQKDFWTQIATHFKNYNENLLFASANEPATTDDNYKHETEILMTYHQSFVDAVRATGGNNASRTLVIQGPSTSIDRTSEVMPVSKLPKDVIANRLMVEVHFYDPYTYTLLNDVVDWGAQVYPQYYWGDDLATGADIVHNCGYNAWAGAMGDKCTSAQIQDQFGKMKKNFVDKGVPVIIGEFGANDRVGVLTGDNYAKHRKGRLAYYDAVMKLAKQNKVVPIAWDTGHEGENNMTIIRRQTDPDGSVFDKDVLNIMRHAYGLADYVNNGITHVENFKTDDGSISIFKRNRPALSRSLRTSRTYDLLGKQNPQARVVKVKK, from the coding sequence ATGAAACAGCACATTCGCGTCGCCGCGCTTTGCAGTGCGCTTTCTTTGACATTGGTCTCAAATTCTTTTGCGGCGGATTTGCCGACGGCAAACGAAATGTTTGCCAAGATGGGCTTTGGCATAAACATCGGGAACACAATGGAAGTTCCCCAGAATCCGACATGGTGGGGCAATAAGTTCCCGACCGAAGCGTACATAGATTCGGTCAAGGCGGCGGGCTTCAGCACCATTCGCATTCCGTGCGCGTGGTACAGCCATTCAAACGCATTGTCTCGCGATTCCAGCAGGGCTGATATTGTTCCGGGCGGTGGCCCGAACGAGATTGCTTCAAGTTGGATGGATTCGGTGCAGACGGTCGTGGATTATTGCATGCGTGCAGGGCTTGTGACGATTCTGAACATCCACTGGGATAACGGCTGGCTTGAGGGCAACTTGAACGATCAAGAAAAGGACAAGGTGAATGCTCGCCAGAAGGATTTCTGGACGCAAATTGCAACGCACTTCAAAAACTACAACGAAAATTTGCTTTTCGCCAGTGCGAATGAACCCGCGACAACGGATGACAATTACAAGCACGAAACTGAAATCCTGATGACGTATCACCAGTCGTTTGTGGATGCCGTGCGTGCCACGGGAGGCAATAACGCAAGTCGTACGCTCGTGATTCAGGGGCCTTCGACAAGCATCGACCGCACGAGTGAAGTGATGCCGGTGAGCAAACTCCCGAAAGATGTAATTGCGAACCGCTTGATGGTCGAAGTGCATTTCTACGACCCCTATACGTACACGCTCTTGAATGATGTGGTCGATTGGGGCGCTCAAGTCTATCCGCAGTACTACTGGGGCGACGACCTCGCGACTGGTGCGGATATTGTGCATAACTGCGGCTACAACGCTTGGGCAGGTGCCATGGGCGACAAGTGCACCAGTGCCCAGATTCAGGACCAGTTTGGCAAGATGAAAAAGAACTTTGTCGATAAGGGCGTGCCTGTGATTATCGGCGAGTTCGGTGCGAATGACCGCGTGGGGGTGTTGACCGGCGACAATTATGCGAAACACCGCAAGGGCCGCCTCGCTTATTACGATGCTGTTATGAAACTTGCAAAACAAAACAAGGTGGTGCCTATCGCTTGGGATACGGGCCACGAAGGCGAAAACAACATGACGATTATCCGCCGCCAGACAGACCCGGATGGCTCCGTGTTCGACAAGGACGTTCTGAACATCATGCGTCATGCGTACGGCCTTGCGGATTATGTGAACAACGGCATTACGCATGTGGAAAATTTCAAGACCGATGATGGATCGATTTCCATATTCAAGCGCAATCGACCGGCGCTGTCTCGCAGTTTGCGCACCTCCCGCACTTACGATTTGCTTGGCAAGCAGAACCCGCAAGCAAGAGTCGTGAAAGTCAAAAAGTAA
- a CDS encoding PDZ domain-containing protein, with the protein MKHSFEKMVSIAAVVATSAIADETFYGIGIAITPAEKGAEVVSVIPGTPAADSKLQKGDVIISVNGNSTYCKKMDVVQNLLRGEKNKPVEIVFINNGDTLETSIRREKLTVKNLNNEGFKRDDLESYASTIQSDKKLVAIMNQGEVIDEDATIETKKVDCIYVDKDVIKKNPNSDAQGKEPEKIKVKGVDRKSISFELESAGEALITVTNSSGIIVSNVRISHAIKGVNRISWDSSNAPADRYVVSVEHNGFTNGKSILLK; encoded by the coding sequence ATGAAGCATAGTTTTGAAAAAATGGTATCAATCGCAGCTGTTGTTGCAACTTCCGCAATTGCAGATGAAACATTTTATGGTATTGGTATTGCAATCACACCAGCTGAAAAAGGTGCTGAGGTTGTGAGTGTTATTCCGGGAACTCCTGCTGCTGATTCAAAGTTACAGAAAGGTGATGTAATTATTTCCGTGAACGGAAATAGTACATATTGTAAAAAGATGGATGTTGTCCAGAATTTGCTACGTGGTGAAAAAAATAAGCCGGTAGAAATTGTTTTTATCAATAATGGCGATACTCTTGAAACTAGTATTCGTCGTGAAAAATTAACTGTAAAAAATCTGAACAACGAAGGCTTCAAGCGAGACGATCTAGAATCTTACGCTAGCACTATTCAATCGGACAAGAAACTTGTTGCAATTATGAACCAAGGTGAAGTCATTGATGAAGATGCAACCATAGAAACAAAAAAAGTGGACTGCATTTATGTTGACAAGGATGTGATCAAAAAGAATCCGAACTCGGATGCCCAGGGAAAAGAACCTGAAAAGATTAAAGTGAAAGGTGTTGATCGTAAATCCATTAGCTTTGAACTAGAATCAGCTGGAGAAGCCCTTATTACGGTGACAAATTCTAGTGGTATCATTGTATCAAATGTTCGAATTTCTCATGCTATAAAAGGGGTAAATAGGATCTCCTGGGATTCTAGCAATGCGCCAGCCGATCGTTATGTAGTCAGTGTTGAACACAATGGATTCACGAATGGAAAAAGCATTCTTTTAAAATAG
- a CDS encoding carboxylesterase — translation MKSLVIYVHGKGGNADEANHYKPLFPNGDIIGFDYKSETPWDAKKEFSSYFDSVSAGYDEVFLIANSIGAFFSMNALADKRIKNAYFISPMVNLEKLISDMMMWAGVSEAELREKKTIATAFGETLSWEYLCYVRENPIQWNIPTQILYGSKDNLTSIETMGEFAKRIGAPLTVMEGGEHWFHTDEQMQFLDRWIEKCQNKH, via the coding sequence ATGAAATCTCTCGTTATTTATGTTCACGGGAAAGGCGGCAACGCCGACGAAGCGAATCACTACAAACCCCTTTTCCCAAATGGCGACATCATAGGTTTTGATTACAAGTCCGAAACTCCTTGGGACGCCAAAAAAGAATTCTCGTCTTACTTTGATTCCGTTTCTGCGGGCTATGACGAAGTTTTTTTGATTGCAAATAGCATAGGGGCGTTCTTCTCGATGAACGCGCTCGCTGATAAGCGAATCAAGAACGCTTATTTCATTTCGCCGATGGTCAACTTGGAAAAGCTCATTAGCGACATGATGATGTGGGCGGGCGTTTCGGAGGCGGAACTCCGCGAAAAGAAAACGATTGCGACCGCTTTTGGCGAAACGCTTTCGTGGGAATACCTTTGCTATGTGCGGGAAAATCCGATCCAGTGGAACATCCCGACGCAGATTCTGTACGGTTCGAAGGACAACTTGACTTCCATCGAGACGATGGGCGAGTTCGCCAAGAGAATTGGCGCTCCGCTCACTGTAATGGAGGGTGGCGAACACTGGTTCCATACGGACGAACAGATGCAATTTTTAGACAGGTGGATTGAAAAATGTCAGAACAAACATTAA
- a CDS encoding DUF4419 domain-containing protein yields MHRFYKFLLLLLAAYVLSSCGDEKVIKLSSNVKQSFEGFVRDTSAYVMIVDSSVQSKPFKEKLVPVEKGGFAEHFSKNKDEIGGRKIFYAYSDSISPFVRGWSDKSSFFDVVKLAFANHYSLEINPDDIWLMILDGFRYHVKSNREALKDKFVAPGTDTIVTFEDNSLTTESTHHEWFWTLANLFEVLQSKLPEETGLPLKTKFSTTSPVDYNISSAMVMAVAAEYYVYLVSTLCGIPKIKINGKKEDWILLKDSFNRLASRLDMDWWAVGLNPVLDEFINVFDGKINMDHWRGIYKHYIPEGCGNVTFNGWISRFFPYTGLDLSASNLDEIVEVYKRHSPDWNERLDVRNVPRGVTSIRIEWKYFDEMIPLRLYTGFIGVQVDTTTNMLKAARGYALFESLEEK; encoded by the coding sequence ATGCATCGCTTTTACAAATTCCTTCTCCTCCTCCTTGCCGCATACGTTCTCTCTTCTTGCGGAGACGAAAAAGTCATCAAATTGTCTTCGAACGTGAAGCAAAGCTTCGAAGGCTTTGTCCGCGATACGAGTGCGTATGTCATGATTGTTGATTCTAGCGTTCAAAGCAAACCTTTTAAAGAAAAACTTGTTCCTGTTGAAAAGGGTGGTTTTGCAGAACATTTTTCTAAAAATAAAGATGAAATAGGGGGACGCAAGATTTTTTATGCGTATTCCGATTCGATAAGTCCTTTTGTCAGAGGATGGTCTGATAAATCATCTTTCTTTGATGTCGTTAAACTAGCGTTTGCCAATCATTATTCCTTGGAAATAAATCCGGATGATATTTGGCTTATGATTTTGGATGGTTTCCGCTACCATGTCAAAAGCAATCGCGAAGCTTTGAAAGATAAGTTTGTTGCTCCGGGAACGGATACTATAGTTACTTTTGAGGATAATTCGCTGACCACCGAATCAACGCATCATGAATGGTTCTGGACGCTTGCGAATTTATTTGAAGTCTTGCAGTCCAAGTTGCCCGAAGAGACTGGGTTGCCGCTTAAAACAAAGTTCTCGACGACAAGCCCGGTGGATTACAACATTTCTAGTGCGATGGTCATGGCTGTGGCTGCGGAGTATTATGTTTATTTGGTTTCTACGCTTTGCGGAATCCCCAAAATCAAGATAAATGGTAAAAAAGAAGACTGGATTTTGCTCAAGGATTCTTTCAACAGACTTGCATCGCGTCTGGATATGGATTGGTGGGCTGTTGGGCTTAATCCTGTTCTAGATGAGTTTATCAATGTCTTTGATGGCAAGATAAATATGGATCATTGGAGAGGAATATACAAGCATTACATTCCGGAAGGGTGTGGCAATGTGACTTTTAACGGTTGGATTTCTAGATTTTTCCCATACACTGGATTAGATTTAAGCGCGAGTAATTTAGACGAAATTGTTGAAGTTTATAAAAGGCATTCTCCGGATTGGAATGAACGATTGGATGTTCGGAATGTTCCTAGAGGTGTGACCTCGATACGGATTGAATGGAAATATTTTGATGAAATGATTCCTTTGAGGCTTTATACTGGTTTTATTGGTGTTCAAGTTGATACCACCACGAATATGTTGAAAGCAGCCCGAGGCTACGCTCTTTTTGAAAGCCTTGAGGAAAAATAA
- a CDS encoding triacylglycerol lipase produces MFKNLLKIVIPALLFLVSTSNALEKWDFAVSEILPGSGNSDNPDWIKEIVRPGVKVTKDLIVTYDDNHYLPQGYCRDIVNMTGDNFKDGVFHVESLVGELKKEVEKISGQIGNIHYKIPRKYWMAHYTMNYTITCGNRITYKGKFKWREYLWTCMTGCTTEKDHNMEPHNLDINTYNYTTNSFESFKEANTYGKNITPIKNLIKAWEGRQVEFPAWTYKGEPGKTLAHPILFVHGLNSDYEIWGVKSNAPKPCDGCEKKAQPEFMKALVKSYENGSAPDILARTYNIPNTGDAINKNGIYFYQTPGEYDKDGNWIEARPSWDATPSQSKRLYERIKEVLNDFYGSKDIDWTTNEKTYIDLIGHSQGGLTIREMFRGLKIDPGEDGTGTANAANHVRKVITVDTPHFGSELATTNPDDISEKFSGLKKIVKDLDASKTANPPEHELVKAELDMDWINYVSAITEKITADNTGFCEIFLISGMPSCNVLGLAVGSSTYPFDKVYLTIKGPYIGKYVANVSLKGIINEPNAKTIEIDTLEPLANDLYYSRHNGLHLDPEGDFVKTINMVMNGKPPYPEKPNGEQVNMLPLYSPKSTQVLSSLLGSVSYTAEKLCEDYEDDASGCFVIGKFFDDVVVKMSKKEGFDINKASIKTVNSELWKALVDIQDTWFGQSDALVTEFSQKFVDPSKGLSPKNIPAFTDPRRFVFHDAMAPWEDILHGPFSSDELNINIAGATMQGLDIVCALDQHCDDVAHNDASKIIYLNMGTVDFVGDFDAAPIFLNQGIHEIKVSDATYALTASYIPDTGSIVRFTDENGVEHQETLFDGSVATSPSIKRIGQVLHVTFTNQSGKTFEKDYQLSNLSATTTFTVVVGAGEIAPNVIMATGTAANPSTQTPPVSPKDKVTKNSPLYVLHREAREQHEKNTSRPRILVANNSKKDIAGFKVAYYFTADPAHKPVVEVDYPKIPVSLENLGGDQWRFVLDASDQVLTAGSILPNIDGWQIRIHYEDWTNYKFVNDWSADHSYGIPAKNSKIVVYDLNDNIIWGLEPSAYKSVNERIIPQATATMTWHDSAPDETNYLKPAVTIKNTGSVSLQNYKAKIWFRVPEGKELYIPTDDWYTPNSIPSLTNMGENVWELVMSFKKFILYPGESVNEGDVGIHLKDWSTLDKTVCGMALLDAEDNVIFGSVPTVERCKSFDEPSMLTPLYTWRY; encoded by the coding sequence ATGTTTAAAAATTTATTAAAAATTGTTATTCCTGCATTACTATTCCTTGTTAGCACTAGTAATGCTTTGGAAAAATGGGACTTTGCCGTGTCAGAAATTTTGCCAGGTTCCGGTAATTCAGATAATCCTGATTGGATAAAAGAAATTGTGAGACCGGGTGTGAAGGTTACCAAGGATTTGATTGTTACATACGATGATAATCATTACCTTCCACAAGGTTATTGTCGTGATATCGTTAACATGACAGGAGATAATTTTAAAGATGGAGTTTTCCATGTTGAGTCATTAGTCGGAGAACTCAAAAAAGAAGTGGAAAAAATTTCGGGTCAAATCGGCAACATTCATTATAAAATTCCTCGCAAGTATTGGATGGCTCATTACACTATGAATTATACTATAACTTGCGGAAACAGAATTACATATAAAGGTAAGTTTAAGTGGAGGGAATATTTGTGGACTTGTATGACAGGTTGCACCACTGAAAAAGATCATAATATGGAGCCTCACAATCTAGATATCAACACATATAATTACACAACGAACTCCTTTGAATCCTTTAAAGAAGCAAATACATATGGAAAAAATATTACTCCCATCAAAAACCTAATTAAGGCATGGGAAGGAAGACAAGTTGAATTTCCTGCGTGGACCTATAAAGGTGAACCGGGAAAAACTCTTGCACATCCGATTTTATTTGTACACGGTTTAAATAGTGATTATGAAATATGGGGTGTAAAATCAAATGCACCAAAGCCATGCGATGGATGCGAAAAAAAAGCGCAGCCAGAATTCATGAAAGCTCTTGTAAAATCCTATGAAAACGGATCTGCACCAGATATTCTTGCAAGAACATACAATATTCCTAATACCGGTGATGCAATCAATAAAAACGGTATTTATTTCTACCAAACGCCTGGTGAATATGATAAGGACGGAAATTGGATAGAAGCAAGGCCATCTTGGGATGCAACACCTTCCCAATCCAAGAGATTATACGAAAGAATTAAAGAGGTTCTGAATGATTTTTATGGGTCAAAGGATATTGACTGGACAACTAATGAAAAAACTTATATAGACTTGATTGGACATAGTCAAGGCGGCCTTACTATTAGAGAAATGTTTCGCGGCTTAAAAATAGATCCAGGGGAAGATGGTACAGGAACAGCAAATGCAGCAAATCATGTCCGTAAAGTTATTACCGTAGATACGCCTCATTTTGGATCAGAATTAGCTACTACTAATCCTGATGATATTTCAGAAAAATTTTCTGGTTTGAAAAAGATTGTTAAAGATTTAGATGCTTCTAAAACAGCAAATCCTCCAGAACATGAACTTGTTAAAGCAGAATTAGACATGGACTGGATAAACTATGTCTCCGCCATTACGGAAAAAATAACAGCTGATAATACAGGCTTTTGTGAAATATTTTTGATTAGCGGTATGCCATCATGTAATGTCCTTGGCTTGGCTGTCGGCTCAAGCACATATCCTTTTGACAAAGTTTATTTGACTATTAAAGGCCCTTATATCGGGAAATATGTTGCAAATGTGTCTCTTAAAGGTATAATTAATGAACCTAATGCTAAAACTATAGAAATTGATACGCTCGAACCTTTAGCTAATGACCTTTATTATTCTCGCCATAATGGACTTCATTTGGACCCTGAAGGTGATTTTGTAAAAACAATTAACATGGTGATGAATGGAAAGCCTCCTTATCCAGAAAAGCCAAATGGTGAACAAGTTAATATGTTACCATTGTATTCTCCGAAATCAACACAAGTTCTCTCTTCATTACTAGGTTCTGTTTCTTATACTGCAGAAAAATTGTGCGAAGATTATGAAGATGATGCAAGTGGGTGTTTTGTTATTGGTAAATTTTTTGATGATGTTGTTGTAAAAATGAGTAAGAAGGAAGGCTTTGACATTAATAAAGCTTCTATAAAAACAGTAAATTCTGAATTGTGGAAAGCTCTTGTTGATATTCAAGACACTTGGTTCGGCCAGAGCGATGCTCTTGTGACGGAATTTAGCCAAAAATTTGTTGATCCCAGTAAAGGTCTTTCTCCAAAAAACATCCCGGCTTTTACTGATCCTAGACGATTTGTTTTCCATGATGCAATGGCTCCTTGGGAAGATATTCTTCATGGTCCCTTTAGCTCAGACGAACTGAACATAAACATCGCGGGAGCTACGATGCAGGGACTTGATATTGTATGTGCATTGGATCAGCATTGTGACGACGTTGCACATAATGATGCCTCGAAAATTATTTACCTCAATATGGGAACAGTTGATTTTGTAGGAGATTTTGATGCAGCTCCGATTTTCTTGAACCAAGGAATCCATGAAATCAAAGTTAGTGACGCAACTTACGCCCTTACTGCAAGTTATATTCCAGATACAGGTTCTATAGTTCGCTTTACAGATGAAAATGGAGTAGAACACCAAGAAACGTTGTTTGATGGTTCTGTAGCAACCAGCCCTTCTATTAAACGTATTGGACAAGTTCTTCATGTGACATTCACCAACCAGTCGGGTAAAACTTTCGAAAAGGACTATCAGCTTTCCAATTTGTCCGCAACAACTACTTTTACAGTTGTTGTTGGAGCTGGTGAAATCGCCCCCAATGTAATAATGGCTACAGGCACCGCAGCAAATCCCTCTACACAGACACCACCTGTTTCTCCTAAGGATAAAGTCACTAAGAACAGTCCTTTATATGTACTCCATCGCGAAGCACGCGAACAACACGAAAAGAACACATCTCGTCCCAGAATTCTTGTTGCAAACAACAGTAAAAAGGATATTGCAGGTTTTAAGGTTGCGTATTATTTTACAGCAGATCCTGCACATAAGCCTGTTGTTGAGGTTGATTATCCTAAGATTCCCGTGTCCTTAGAAAACCTTGGGGGAGATCAATGGAGATTCGTCCTTGATGCAAGCGATCAGGTTCTAACAGCAGGTAGTATTCTCCCTAATATTGACGGTTGGCAAATTCGTATCCATTATGAAGACTGGACAAACTATAAGTTTGTTAATGATTGGTCAGCCGACCATAGTTATGGGATTCCAGCCAAAAACTCAAAGATTGTTGTTTACGACCTAAATGATAATATTATTTGGGGTCTGGAACCTAGTGCTTATAAGAGTGTTAATGAAAGAATAATCCCGCAAGCTACAGCAACCATGACATGGCATGATTCAGCTCCTGATGAAACGAATTATCTAAAACCAGCAGTTACTATCAAGAATACGGGTTCTGTATCTCTCCAAAACTATAAGGCAAAGATTTGGTTCCGTGTACCCGAAGGTAAGGAACTTTATATTCCCACAGATGATTGGTACACACCAAATTCAATTCCATCACTTACCAATATGGGTGAAAATGTATGGGAATTAGTCATGAGCTTCAAAAAGTTCATTCTGTACCCAGGTGAATCCGTAAATGAGGGCGATGTTGGCATTCATTTGAAAGATTGGAGTACTTTAGACAAGACTGTTTGCGGTATGGCATTACTCGATGCTGAAGATAATGTTATTTTCGGTAGTGTACCTACGGTCGAACGTTGTAAATCATTTGATGAACCGAGCATGTTGACACCTCTTTACACTTGGAGATACTAG